Proteins from a genomic interval of Bacteroidota bacterium:
- a CDS encoding prolyl oligopeptidase family serine peptidase: MSRQTLRLVPCLFFCLSLVFPALAQQYQTPPPALQKLVDTPATPTVSLGPDKSVLLLMEQPGLPAIAELAEPELKLAGLRLNPRNFGPSRTRSYNGLRFVSIKDNAETAVTGVPENARIRNVQWAPDGKHIAFTLDQTNSINLYVANVASGQATQLSDRAVHDVYYGAPFQWMPDSKSLVIRAVPVDYGAAPAAPLAPAGPVIQENLGEKAAARTYQDLLKNAHDEALFAYYLTNQLVHIALNGTSRNLGSPQINTIFSPAPSGTYLLAQHLHKPFSYLVPASRFPQKTEVMDLEGNIVKEVAALPLAENIPTAFGSTRQGPRSINWRADKPATLYWVEAQDDGDALKDAEIRDALFTLEAPFEAAPIQLAAMPLRYAGITWGSDNLAILNESWWLTRQTRMYKINPSSPGESPEVLFDLSTEDRYNNPGRPLTQTTPQGTQVLMMRNHGNTLLMRGTGASPEGNRPFVRSLDLKTKKTETLFRSEAPFYEYPISVLDKQGTQLLTRRESPDTPPNYFVRNLKKDDLAAVTHFPHPYPNLAAVNKQELTYSRADGVQLTSTLYTPPGYDPERDGPLPTLLWAYPREYKSAANAGQKSGSPYRFKSISYWGAIPYVTQGYAVMDQTSMPVIGEGDAEPNDTFVPQLVANAEAAISAGAATGAVDPERVAIGGHSYGAFMTANLLAHSDLFRAGIARSGAYNRTLTPFGFQAEQRTFWEAPEIYFGMSPFMHADKVNEPILLIHGEADNNSGTFPIQSVRYYNALKGHGKVARLVMLPHESHGYRARESLLHMLWETNTWLETHVRPSTPAKSTQIKEPVGR; this comes from the coding sequence ATGTCACGGCAAACGCTTAGACTCGTCCCCTGCTTGTTTTTTTGCCTTTCCCTCGTCTTTCCGGCCCTCGCGCAGCAATACCAGACCCCGCCTCCAGCGCTGCAAAAACTGGTCGACACCCCTGCCACACCGACCGTATCGCTCGGCCCTGATAAATCGGTCCTTCTCCTGATGGAGCAGCCCGGTCTGCCGGCCATTGCGGAACTGGCTGAACCCGAGCTCAAACTTGCCGGCCTCCGCCTCAACCCCCGCAACTTTGGCCCGTCCCGCACCCGCTCCTACAACGGCCTCCGGTTTGTATCTATCAAAGACAACGCAGAAACTGCTGTCACCGGCGTTCCGGAAAACGCGCGAATCCGCAACGTCCAGTGGGCGCCCGACGGCAAACATATTGCCTTTACCCTGGACCAGACCAACAGCATCAATTTGTATGTCGCAAACGTAGCGTCAGGCCAGGCCACCCAATTGTCGGACCGCGCTGTACATGATGTTTACTACGGCGCGCCTTTCCAGTGGATGCCGGACAGCAAAAGCCTCGTCATCCGAGCGGTACCCGTGGATTATGGCGCTGCCCCTGCTGCCCCCCTCGCCCCCGCCGGCCCTGTGATCCAGGAAAACCTAGGCGAAAAGGCTGCAGCACGCACCTACCAGGATCTCCTCAAAAATGCGCACGATGAAGCCCTGTTTGCCTACTATCTGACCAACCAACTGGTACACATCGCGCTAAATGGCACCTCGCGAAACCTCGGCAGTCCGCAAATCAACACCATTTTCTCCCCTGCCCCATCGGGTACCTACCTGCTTGCCCAGCACTTGCACAAACCGTTTTCCTACCTCGTGCCGGCAAGCCGATTCCCGCAAAAAACAGAAGTAATGGACCTGGAAGGCAACATTGTAAAAGAAGTGGCCGCGCTTCCGCTGGCAGAAAACATCCCAACTGCCTTTGGCTCCACACGCCAGGGCCCACGCTCGATCAACTGGCGTGCGGATAAGCCGGCCACCCTCTACTGGGTAGAAGCACAAGATGATGGTGACGCGCTCAAGGATGCTGAAATTCGCGACGCCCTCTTTACGCTTGAGGCCCCATTTGAAGCCGCGCCTATACAACTTGCCGCAATGCCACTCCGCTATGCCGGCATCACATGGGGCAGTGACAACCTCGCCATCCTGAACGAATCATGGTGGCTGACGCGGCAAACGCGGATGTACAAAATCAATCCATCATCACCCGGCGAATCGCCAGAGGTGCTTTTTGATCTGTCTACAGAAGACCGCTACAACAATCCTGGCCGGCCGCTTACCCAGACTACCCCGCAAGGTACCCAGGTGTTGATGATGCGTAACCACGGCAACACCCTGCTGATGCGCGGAACCGGAGCCTCGCCGGAAGGCAACCGGCCGTTTGTACGTAGCCTGGATTTGAAAACGAAGAAAACCGAAACGCTCTTTCGGTCTGAAGCGCCGTTTTACGAGTACCCGATTAGCGTGTTAGATAAACAGGGTACCCAATTGCTAACGCGCAGAGAGTCGCCAGACACGCCTCCGAACTATTTTGTGCGCAACCTTAAAAAAGATGACCTTGCAGCTGTCACACACTTCCCACACCCCTACCCGAATCTGGCTGCAGTCAACAAACAGGAACTGACGTACAGCCGCGCAGATGGTGTACAGCTCACCTCTACCCTCTACACGCCCCCGGGCTATGACCCAGAACGCGACGGCCCCCTGCCCACCCTGTTGTGGGCGTATCCGCGAGAATACAAAAGCGCAGCCAATGCCGGCCAGAAATCGGGTTCGCCATACCGGTTTAAATCGATTAGCTACTGGGGTGCCATACCGTACGTGACACAGGGTTACGCGGTAATGGACCAGACGTCGATGCCCGTCATCGGTGAGGGAGATGCAGAACCAAATGATACGTTTGTCCCGCAACTGGTTGCCAATGCAGAAGCCGCCATCTCAGCAGGTGCTGCAACCGGTGCCGTGGATCCTGAACGCGTAGCAATCGGTGGGCACTCGTATGGCGCATTTATGACCGCCAACCTGCTGGCCCATTCCGACCTCTTCCGCGCCGGCATTGCACGCAGCGGTGCTTACAACCGCACCCTTACGCCATTTGGGTTTCAAGCTGAGCAACGAACGTTCTGGGAAGCGCCGGAAATCTACTTCGGCATGTCACCGTTTATGCACGCAGACAAGGTAAACGAGCCCATTCTACTGATTCATGGGGAAGCAGACAACAACTCGGGTACCTTCCCGATCCAGAGTGTGCGGTACTACAATGCGCTTAAAGGCCACGGTAAAGTAGCGCGGCTTGTGATGCTGCCACATGAGAGCCATGGCTACCGCGCCCGCGAGTCGCTGCTGCACATGCTATGGGAAACCAACACCTGGTTGGAAACCCATGTACGCCCGTCTACCCCTGCAAAATCAACGCAGATTAAAGAGCCTGTTGGCCGGTAA
- a CDS encoding alpha-hydroxy acid oxidase has product MRRKKKLADALTTEDLWNLMRRRVPPVVSEYFRGGADAETSLRGNVRAFQQSVTTAYGALSFPSLDLSTDTVGHNLAVPWFICPVGSLRALYPMADAVASRVAGSFGTVMAQSTLSGTPLEDVAAASTGNCWFQLYLCGGRETALRGIERAKNAGFSALILTIDTGVSGMRAMHARMKPMEATAPFKGRSLGGRLSLAWKKLKLTPQMITRLPWLFDHFRDGGLMQFVNIIDENGNPMPYADIGTQLAASAVTWDDLKWIKEAWGDDRPLIIKGVHCAYDARRAEEMGATGVIWSNHGGRQQDRVPPTLHIVAQEMPLVGETQLDFMMDGGIRNGTDILIALTYGLKAVGIGRVTAAGIGAGGEAGLTRAFEILKSDLDRAMRLVGVQSIAEIHERGASLRRDNRLWGDGHLPAFVF; this is encoded by the coding sequence ATGCGACGCAAAAAAAAGCTGGCTGATGCCCTGACAACGGAAGACCTCTGGAACTTGATGCGCCGGCGGGTGCCGCCCGTTGTATCAGAGTATTTTCGTGGCGGAGCAGACGCAGAAACATCGCTGCGCGGTAACGTACGTGCTTTCCAACAGTCGGTCACAACAGCATACGGCGCCCTGAGTTTTCCATCGCTTGATCTTAGCACAGATACAGTGGGCCACAATCTGGCCGTACCCTGGTTCATTTGCCCCGTTGGCAGCCTTCGTGCGCTCTACCCTATGGCAGATGCTGTAGCCTCGCGTGTAGCCGGATCGTTCGGCACCGTAATGGCACAGTCCACACTTTCTGGTACCCCGTTGGAGGATGTAGCAGCAGCATCAACAGGCAACTGCTGGTTTCAACTCTACCTCTGTGGCGGTCGGGAAACGGCGTTGCGCGGCATTGAACGGGCTAAAAACGCCGGCTTTTCAGCCCTTATCCTAACCATCGACACCGGCGTTTCCGGTATGCGCGCGATGCATGCCCGTATGAAACCCATGGAAGCTACAGCGCCATTCAAAGGGCGTTCCCTCGGGGGCCGGCTCTCGCTGGCCTGGAAAAAACTCAAACTGACTCCCCAAATGATCACCCGGCTGCCCTGGCTCTTCGATCATTTTCGCGATGGCGGACTGATGCAATTTGTCAACATCATCGATGAAAACGGCAACCCGATGCCGTATGCCGATATCGGAACGCAGCTTGCAGCATCAGCGGTCACCTGGGATGACTTGAAATGGATCAAAGAAGCCTGGGGAGATGACAGGCCACTGATCATCAAAGGCGTCCACTGCGCCTACGATGCGCGCAGGGCAGAAGAAATGGGCGCTACGGGTGTCATCTGGTCGAATCACGGCGGCCGGCAACAAGACCGTGTCCCCCCCACCTTGCACATCGTCGCACAGGAGATGCCGCTGGTTGGCGAAACGCAACTCGACTTTATGATGGACGGCGGCATCCGCAACGGCACCGACATCTTGATTGCACTCACGTATGGCTTAAAGGCCGTCGGTATTGGTCGCGTAACGGCAGCCGGCATCGGCGCTGGTGGCGAAGCCGGCCTTACCCGCGCATTCGAAATACTTAAATCCGATCTCGACCGAGCCATGCGGTTGGTTGGCGTCCAAAGCATCGCCGAAATTCACGAACGCGGCGCCTCGCTACGCCGAGATAATCGGCTTTGGGGCGACGGGCATCTGCCAGCGTTTGTTTTTTAG
- a CDS encoding rhodanese-like domain-containing protein, with protein MKGLQRLALMRSVLPCIAYVLIVGCTEPSSQEEAVADISSVETSVVDISIKEVAKRLENVKVLDVRTAEEFAAGHVAGAINIDVKRDDFRDLVDELDRDQTYLVHCTANVEAGRSDRALKTMQNLGFTNLENMVGGYTAWVNQGGSVVVPEAGS; from the coding sequence ATGAAAGGACTGCAACGCCTCGCATTGATGCGCAGCGTATTGCCATGCATCGCGTACGTACTAATCGTTGGCTGTACCGAGCCATCATCTCAAGAAGAAGCCGTAGCTGATATATCAAGCGTTGAGACTTCTGTTGTCGACATATCTATCAAGGAGGTAGCTAAACGTCTGGAAAATGTAAAGGTGCTCGATGTGCGTACAGCTGAAGAATTTGCGGCCGGCCACGTTGCCGGCGCCATAAATATCGACGTAAAACGCGACGATTTTCGCGACCTTGTTGACGAACTCGACAGAGACCAAACGTACCTTGTGCATTGCACTGCCAACGTCGAAGCCGGGCGTAGTGACCGTGCGCTAAAAACTATGCAAAATCTTGGCTTCACAAACCTTGAAAACATGGTTGGCGGCTACACTGCATGGGTTAATCAGGGAGGCTCTGTCGTTGTACCTGAAGCAGGAAGCTGA
- a CDS encoding cold shock domain-containing protein, translating to MGHGKVKWFNAEKGFGFIEPSDGSKDVFVHRNSVEGLGWDDGLRDGEEVEYEIERTPKGLSAMNVQRLN from the coding sequence ATGGGACACGGTAAAGTAAAATGGTTCAATGCTGAAAAAGGCTTCGGCTTCATTGAACCTTCTGATGGTAGCAAAGACGTATTTGTTCACCGCAACAGCGTTGAAGGCCTCGGCTGGGATGACGGTTTGAGAGATGGCGAAGAGGTTGAGTATGAAATTGAGCGCACGCCAAAAGGCTTGAGCGCCATGAACGTGCAGCGCCTGAACTAA
- a CDS encoding sugar phosphate isomerase/epimerase, translating into MKSLYLPLFLVFTLAACTAETESTNAEAEAEVVQGDFTVPMGVQLWSFRKMAEEEGAVAMLDMVKNVGFTHVETAGLYGMTAAELSTTLDAAGLEATSMHANYDAFKNNIDQVIADAKAVGAEYAGIAWYPHEEGNFDEATARQAIADFNEFGQAMKDAGLKFFYHNHGYEPSPYGDGTLLDLIIDETDPELVYFEMDVLWTWLPNVDPVALIDRHPGRFKLMHIKDMKPGIERGTLAGRIPDEDKAVIGEGQIDWPAVLKTATEDGFEHFYLEDETTEPVDNAPVSYAYLKALKYE; encoded by the coding sequence ATGAAGTCCCTTTACCTGCCCTTATTCCTTGTATTCACCCTTGCTGCCTGTACCGCTGAGACGGAATCCACAAATGCGGAAGCTGAGGCCGAAGTGGTACAAGGGGACTTCACGGTCCCGATGGGCGTCCAGTTGTGGAGCTTCCGCAAAATGGCTGAAGAAGAAGGCGCCGTTGCTATGCTCGACATGGTCAAAAACGTAGGGTTTACGCACGTTGAAACCGCCGGGCTTTATGGTATGACGGCTGCTGAACTCTCCACCACCCTCGACGCCGCCGGCCTCGAAGCTACCTCTATGCATGCGAACTACGACGCATTCAAAAATAACATCGACCAGGTTATTGCCGACGCCAAAGCCGTTGGCGCTGAATACGCAGGTATCGCCTGGTACCCACACGAAGAAGGCAACTTCGACGAAGCCACGGCACGGCAAGCGATCGCCGACTTCAACGAATTTGGACAGGCCATGAAAGATGCCGGCCTCAAATTCTTCTACCACAACCACGGGTATGAACCCTCCCCTTATGGCGACGGCACACTGCTCGACCTCATCATCGACGAAACCGATCCTGAGCTCGTTTACTTCGAAATGGACGTACTCTGGACCTGGTTGCCCAACGTTGATCCTGTTGCACTCATTGATCGCCACCCCGGGCGCTTCAAGCTCATGCACATCAAGGATATGAAGCCTGGTATCGAGCGCGGAACCCTTGCAGGTCGCATTCCTGATGAAGACAAAGCCGTAATTGGCGAGGGACAAATAGACTGGCCGGCTGTCTTGAAAACTGCCACTGAAGACGGGTTTGAGCACTTCTACTTAGAAGACGAAACCACCGAACCGGTTGACAACGCCCCAGTCAGCTATGCCTACTTAAAAGCGCTGAAGTACGAGTGA
- a CDS encoding DUF4037 domain-containing protein — protein MNRHKRAHQLTTEIAAAYSRLSAVESVVLAGSQTTVYAGPTSDIDLYVYQRTSIAIDDRRAIATASSSKSEVNNQFWETGDEWIDKATGIHVDVMFRMPAWIEDQLDRVLVRHEASLGYSTCFWYNVLTSQILFDRNGWFDALQQRANQPYPDTLLNRIIEKNYAVLRRSMSAYHSQIVKAVKRKDWVSVNHRVSALLASYFDIIFALNRLPHPGEKRLVEIAVAECTLLPADMYEQVNVMLEAGAGQGDVLRALDGLLNPLEVLLKTRGLLSG, from the coding sequence ATGAACAGGCACAAAAGAGCACACCAGCTCACCACCGAAATTGCAGCCGCATATAGCCGGCTGTCTGCCGTAGAATCCGTTGTGCTCGCCGGCTCACAGACAACCGTCTACGCTGGCCCCACCTCTGATATCGACCTCTACGTCTATCAACGCACATCCATCGCTATTGACGATCGCCGCGCCATCGCTACAGCGTCATCTTCCAAATCTGAAGTCAACAACCAGTTTTGGGAAACGGGCGATGAGTGGATCGACAAAGCCACTGGCATTCATGTTGACGTCATGTTTCGGATGCCGGCGTGGATTGAAGATCAATTAGACCGCGTGCTCGTACGGCACGAAGCATCTCTGGGGTACTCAACCTGTTTCTGGTATAATGTGCTGACCTCACAAATCCTTTTTGACCGTAACGGATGGTTCGACGCGCTGCAGCAAAGGGCCAACCAGCCCTATCCTGACACGCTGCTAAACAGGATCATCGAGAAGAACTACGCAGTCCTCCGCCGTTCGATGTCTGCTTACCACAGCCAGATTGTAAAAGCAGTGAAGCGTAAAGATTGGGTAAGCGTAAACCACCGCGTCTCGGCACTGCTGGCGAGTTACTTTGATATCATCTTTGCCCTTAACCGGTTGCCCCATCCGGGGGAGAAGCGGTTGGTTGAGATTGCAGTAGCGGAATGTACGTTGCTGCCGGCGGATATGTATGAGCAGGTTAACGTAATGCTCGAAGCCGGCGCTGGGCAGGGCGATGTATTACGGGCACTAGATGGATTATTGAATCCATTGGAAGTGTTGCTAAAAACACGAGGTTTATTGTCTGGATGA